A genomic region of Pseudomonas abietaniphila contains the following coding sequences:
- a CDS encoding FadR/GntR family transcriptional regulator, which produces MISSSTVVNSVVEKLRAALARGQWRSGDMLPGQRELAEQLGISRPSLREAVIVLETLGLVRSMPGKGVVVLDEPSAPASAPVPAAGVADATLADVMQLRYTLEPFIVSLLAQSISQKEITELRLTLMDMREALEDQNSESGSNAYIAFHEQLFTLTSNPIFSSMVQQTSQALKHCAPTLRNTPEHLAARLKETEALVRAIRNKDSAGASELMRQHILQEGQRMEVELEIPRQD; this is translated from the coding sequence ATGATCAGTTCATCGACTGTCGTTAACTCCGTGGTAGAAAAACTGCGCGCAGCTTTGGCACGCGGGCAATGGCGTAGCGGCGACATGCTGCCAGGCCAGCGCGAACTGGCCGAGCAACTGGGCATCAGCCGTCCCAGCCTGCGCGAAGCCGTCATCGTGCTGGAGACGCTGGGGCTGGTGCGCTCGATGCCTGGCAAAGGCGTGGTGGTGCTGGATGAACCCTCGGCGCCTGCCAGCGCACCGGTCCCGGCCGCGGGCGTCGCCGACGCGACACTGGCCGACGTCATGCAACTGCGTTACACCCTGGAACCGTTCATTGTCAGCCTGCTCGCTCAATCGATCAGTCAGAAGGAAATTACCGAACTGCGCCTGACCCTGATGGATATGCGTGAAGCGCTGGAGGATCAGAACAGCGAGTCGGGCAGCAACGCGTACATCGCGTTTCACGAGCAGTTGTTCACCCTGACCTCGAACCCGATCTTCAGCAGCATGGTGCAGCAGACCAGCCAGGCGCTGAAACACTGCGCCCCCACCCTGCGCAACACCCCCGAGCACCTCGCAGCACGCCTCAAAGAGACCGAAGCGCTGGTGCGCGCCATCCGCAACAAGGACAGCGCAGGTGCCAGTGAATTGATGCGCCAGCACATTCTTCAGGAAGGCCAACGGATGGAAGTGGAACTGGAGATTCCGAGGCAAGATTGA
- a CDS encoding C4-dicarboxylate transporter DctA → MLKWCSRSIFLQVVIGLMLGILCGLALPEFSSQLKPLGDGFIKLIKMLIGVIVFCVVVSGISGAGDLKKVGRIGLKSVLYFEVLTTIALIIGLIVAYGTGLGNGANIHLDQLSVADMGDLAERTRQIHGASTFLMDLIPTSVIGAFADNNILQVLLFAVLFGSALNLVGESASGISRLINELSHVIFRIMGMIVRLAPIGVFGAIAFTTSKYGVQSLQHLGSLVALFYLTCSAFVLLILGGVMRASGLKILPFLKYLREELLIVLGTASSDAVLPQVMRKLEHMGIGSSTVGLVIPTGYSFNLDGFSIYLTLAIVFIANATGTPLAFTDLLTILLVSLITSKGAHGIPGSALVILAATLTAVPAIPVVGLVLVLAVDWFMGIGRALTNLIGNCVATVAIARWERDIDVKRANNVLASKQGFVFQAKKTATPVHQQEF, encoded by the coding sequence ATGCTCAAATGGTGCTCCCGTTCGATTTTCCTTCAGGTTGTCATTGGATTGATGCTCGGCATCCTCTGCGGCCTGGCCCTCCCCGAATTCTCTTCGCAGCTCAAACCCTTGGGTGACGGCTTCATCAAGCTGATCAAGATGCTCATTGGCGTGATCGTGTTCTGCGTAGTGGTCAGCGGCATCTCCGGCGCTGGCGACTTGAAAAAAGTCGGCCGCATCGGCCTTAAATCCGTGCTGTATTTCGAAGTCCTGACCACCATCGCACTGATCATCGGCCTGATCGTCGCCTACGGCACCGGGCTGGGCAACGGCGCCAACATTCATCTGGATCAGCTGTCGGTCGCGGACATGGGCGACCTCGCAGAACGCACCAGGCAGATCCATGGCGCATCCACCTTCCTCATGGACCTGATCCCGACGTCGGTGATTGGCGCCTTTGCCGACAACAACATCCTGCAAGTGCTGTTGTTTGCCGTGCTATTTGGCAGCGCGTTGAACCTGGTGGGGGAATCGGCCAGCGGCATCTCGCGACTGATCAATGAGCTGAGCCATGTGATTTTCCGCATCATGGGCATGATCGTGCGGCTGGCGCCTATCGGCGTATTCGGCGCCATCGCGTTCACCACCAGCAAATACGGCGTGCAGTCGCTCCAGCATCTGGGCAGCCTGGTGGCCCTGTTCTACCTGACCTGCTCCGCCTTCGTGCTGCTGATCCTGGGCGGCGTCATGCGTGCTTCGGGGCTGAAAATCCTGCCGTTCCTGAAATACCTGCGCGAAGAACTGCTGATCGTACTGGGCACCGCCTCGTCTGACGCCGTGCTGCCACAGGTCATGCGCAAGCTGGAGCACATGGGCATCGGCAGCTCCACTGTCGGCCTGGTGATTCCCACCGGCTATTCGTTCAACCTCGACGGCTTCTCGATCTACCTGACCCTGGCCATCGTGTTCATCGCCAATGCCACCGGCACGCCGCTGGCGTTCACTGACCTGCTGACCATCCTGCTCGTGTCGTTGATCACCTCCAAAGGCGCCCATGGCATTCCGGGCTCGGCACTGGTTATCCTCGCCGCCACCCTGACGGCCGTACCGGCGATTCCCGTGGTCGGTCTGGTGCTGGTGTTGGCGGTGGACTGGTTCATGGGCATTGGTCGGGCGCTGACCAACCTGATCGGCAATTGCGTGGCCACCGTCGCCATCGCTCGCTGGGAACGTGACATCGACGTGAAACGTGCCAACAACGTCCTGGCCAGCAAACAGGGTTTTGTCTTCCAGGCGAAGAAAACCGCAACGCCCGTTCACCAACAGGAATTCTGA